taatttaaaactacgcaacgaattttgatgcggtttttaatagatgaagtgattcaagaggaaggtttatgtgtataatacatgcattataaatcaccattgcacccacgcgaagctgaggcgggtcgctagtaaatagtaataataattaaggcaGCCCAAACATAATACACAATATTGAAAAGCCTCATTACAATTAGAAAATCTAACAAAATCAAAACtcaaaaccttaaaaaaaacagcGCCGGCGTgcaatcaaataatttaaagttaattcaGCTGAGAATTATAATATCTGAAGAGGGAAATTGAAGAAGTTTTGTAAAGAAGTGGCCAGTTCGTTTCCTAATTTCTTTATGGGACCTCTGTGGCGGGCGCGGAACATTTTGGCTTTCGAAGAAATGTAACAGTCGCTATTAAAGTAATTCGGTTTGTTACTGCGCCTTTGACTTTTTGACCGCTGTTTTATTGAGTGAATTCTTAATTCattattgtttggtttttggtgattttgtttgtgattacagtctatgtttatttattgactgcctcgttggtcgagtgctcgcaagtgcgattgccgagcaagggatctcgggttaaaatcccgagtcgggcaaaaaCAATACTGGTCTGTTTTCGGTTTCTCTaaactttctcagtagtagcacggggtctggaattTGGTCtggtggcaataggctcatccatacataggacttataacacaaatggtgaaaatcaaatgtggttgtacattgtatagcattacgagccgtaatgtgcatctctgcctaccccttaatTAAGAAGCCTTACGATGTTCTATTATAGTAATACCAATCAATATCTTACCATACAATTCCTTTCtttacacatcacatcaacagtctataagtggctacCGCTAGCCAAAGGcctctcgcacggagaaggtttgagcattaatcaccaggcttgctcaatgagggttggcgatttcaaacttataataagaaattataagcccaggttacctctcgatgttttccttcaccgataGTCAGTGATGcctaaattattttagaaagtacataatataacttgCACGAagccacattggtacttgccattggtaggtttcaaaccttCGTCTTAACGCTATATAATCCTTTTACACAAATGTTTTGTACTAAACAAAAGtacttaactaaaaaaaaaagaaaacacaacactgacaaacatttactttattaaaccacatacaaaataaaatataagcaaTATGACACCCACCCTGCTTTCACTACTGAGAGACGTGCTATGTGACTGTTGGTTCATTAATTTGGAAAGAGATTTTCCTGTGGGTCGCGGATCTCCTCCCGGACATTTGTCATACATCACGTTGATATCGCAGTTCtggaacaaataaattatattcttaaggTTAATctgtcattaaaattaaaactgaattatacagcgtgtaacaaaatacccatataaatCAAGAAGAACTGAAGAATACaagttgaatagaatctctaaacaacgtttcagcttaaaatacgtttaaaaacgtgtcacaacgctaattacgaaacatttcttctgtaaatctgatcgcctagtacctatctacctaattttaaatcgcatgaaatataaaaaataaaatattagaaaaattcataacttcgttccacgaaaacatgagtttaaaaagcccttcccgtatcgtttgttatgttatctagaaaccgtgcacttgatatgtataccaatacctttttgttacaccgtgtataatctaaatatataaaactcaaaagaCTGGCTGAcgtagtgatctatcaacgcacagctcaAATCACTGGAAGGATCgtgctgaaatttggcatacaatTAGAtactatgacgtaggcatccgctaaaaATGATTTTGATCAATTAGTATAAGTGCGTCTAGGTGGAGTTACCAGAGACCTTCGCAAAAAGATTGACATAGCACGTGTAACTCATTTGCAACTTGTTCCTGGgtggcggagattgcttaccatcagataatctgCTCGATAGCCTCTTTATCCCATAAAATTTACGTCAGAATTCTaatcttttttaaggggaggaaatcgttcaatgacttctcccaccttaggcgaggcaagagggagtgtcagactcttattgactaaaacccgccccgttcctactactgctttttgagccggagccccagtaacccgctaggcaatacGCAGTTCCGATACAATTTTATCTCTAGTACTCAAATCTACTAACAGCATAGGTAAttgaaactgaaaaaaaaatacaatccaACACAACACCGAAACAAGGTACTCAAAACTTTTGAATAAAAACCAAAAGCAAAAACgtataaaaaacttttatttttcaacGTGAAAAACATAGAGAGGGAGACAAAGCAAAAATAGCAGAAATTCTCCAAATAGCCCTATTGTCTGTTTCACAACAAAATTGTACTGTATTCGAAATTTGCGAGGAATTACACCGGAATGCTGACAAGCCTCGGGACGGACGGTTGTGGAACAAATGAGAATGTGCGCCGATACGCCTGGACCATGACCGacgatattaaaatatattactacgCTATGTATATATTTGTCGTGTATACATAATTGAACTTAGATTTGAAGTCCATAAGGATCAAAAAGTGTCATCTACGAttcctacatatttttttacaatcgcATCTGTAACAAAATAGACAATGTAGAGATACGTTGATTAAGAGACAACGTCGcgtcttttatccctgaaagggtaAAGCACAGGACACAGGAGTACATTACTGCacaaaaaggcccagtaatactttgcccgaactgGGAactgaacccgagaccccttgtccggcagttgcacttgcgaccactcgacgaggttaaatacatttaatggtCTCCTCATGTTTGATTTGatctatgaaattatttatgacGTATATTTAGCTGTATAAATGCTGATCATGCTATAAGACATACACTACCAAAACATGGATCTCTACAAATACTCTCAAGTTGgaagaaacaaattaaaatccttatcacacaaaaaaaaaatgtaaaatcaacTGATTGGTCCCCGCACACTGACTCACATACAGAAATAAGACAAAGCAAAGTTGCACAATTCAAAGCTTTATTTTACTTGACAAACACGAGTACTAAGTTTAAGaaagttagttttttgtttaaacaaatacaGCTGACTAACTCATTGTAGTCACTCAGTAtcactagttttttttttttttaaggggggaaaatcatccaatgacttctttcgccttgggcgaggcaagagggagtgtcagactcttactgactaaaaaccaccccgtttctactcctgcttttcgagatccccggtaaacccactaggtagtccacagctccagaagtcaaagtcaaagcatttatttcaattaatcctaaattaggcacatttgaaacgtcaaattgaatcgTCCGTCAGTttgtttgtcagtgaagctaggtgcagCTAGGTGTATCACTAGTTTAAAGGGCTGTTACGCATGAAACAAAGGCATGAGtccatgtatgtatgtttagcAAAGAACGCTGCAATTTTGAATGCAAATGAACTTGAATAGTTAACTGCAAGCCAACACATGCTGTATTTTGGAAACTcataattaatttctatgaaTTTTCGCGTTCATGAGAACGTTGAATAGTGAAGCATaaataagttttcattaaaGTTCTGCCTTGTTAACGTAGGCAAGAAAAAAATGGGATTTATTATACCAAAATTCTCAATAGTAGGATAGACGCTGGAACTGCATTCAGTATCTGACAATGGACTTGTATAATATCAGAAAACTGTAGTTAACTATCAAGAGACATACCCAATGAAAGGATGGAAAACAAATAAGTACCGTATCAAGATAATAATACGGTTCAAAATTCAATCTCACCTTCAGTTGCAAGGATTAAAATCGCAATTTTATTGtggacaatattaaaataataacggaCACGATAAAAGTCCGTCatcgaaataaaatagaatgtgAGATATAAAAACTCAGATATTTCCCACTAACGATTATATAAAATGGAGAATGAAATATAATAGCCCGATAATAAACAATGGTTCAATGAACTTCAGCCtgtataactaaaaaaaaaaaaaaaaaaaaacagaaatatcGCGAACATTTTTCACAAACGGAATGCGAAACTTCATATGTATTGTAGGCCAAGTTTTAATGTATAGAAtacaccattttattttatttttaagggggaaaaataaTTCGATGTCTAGGACGAAGTGACCAGGAgtatcagactgttactgactaaaaaccaccccgttcctactcctgcttttcgagccggaacctcgGAAACCCGCTaagtggtccgcagctccggatcaaataTCAGCACTACTGAGAGTACACCAATTATACTACGTAGATTTGAAGCGTTATAACATGGGAATAAGGTGAAAAAGAAACCGCAAACCATCATTTTGTTATGATTTCTGggtattatgataataatctaaatcaaaatcaataagACCCAAAATTTAATGAGGCAAAattgtttagtaaataatattcaaatcgtatgtacctataattcattaatattgATAATCCATTTATCCTTTTTCACACATTAGTGAACCTTAAATAAACCAAGTCACAATTTTTaccaattacaaaataaaaaaaagcataataaaCTGGACCGGCCCAACTGGAGGcttttgcgtttttttttcgttgtgtgagtgaggttaccggaggcccaattacccaattttcccaatccccaattccccaacaacactagTGTTTCGGATGTTCATGGGcagtagcgattgcttaccatcagtagatccgtatgcttgtttaccgacttataccataaaaaatattcgtacCTGAAACACATCTCCTTCTGAAACAATGGCTGAAAACTGCTGTAAAGTGACCGCCTGTTCGTACGGACAAACTTTGGGTATGTCAAAAAGTGCATCCGCTGTGCACCTCCTGAATTTGGCTCGGgcactgaaacaaaaaaaaatcgaactGAAACACATGCATACGTCAATAGTTTCAgaattttttgttgaaatatccATTGCGTGGAGCTAGCGATGCGAGCTTGCGAATTTGAGTGGTCACCGAAATGGTTGAATAGGTTTTGTTTTAAAGGATTAGATGGGCAAATTGTCATATTGTGAACAGTCATTGTTGTGGTATGATTGTAGTATTTTGATTGTTTGGATTTAAAAAGAATGGGGGACATAGCACGTGAATTTTAGTGCAATGGTtgaatgactgcacggttggtgcgattGGTTgagcaactggctaccgtgcaacgtgtagcggtttcgcaGGGCACgaagcaaatctttgtgtgatccacaaattgttgtttcggtttttCACAAATGGTTGTAAACGTACCCGACGTAACGACAAAGGAGATAAACCTAGAGAGGGGTAacgtttaaagaaaaaaaacatgagAAAAAAAATGCTTAGATAGTTAGAGTTATACCTATTTATGTCACCACCCTCACTCTTCCCACGGGTATTGAAAGAACCGTCTAAgatactacacatttgacagagactgaACAGCAGAACTCTTTGATAAATCTGAACCTTTTAACCTGATTTCTATTCCGCCTACGTTGATACTAGTGGTGATAAGTGCAGACACTTCTCTGTAGAGGATGTTTTCAGCAATGGACTATCATAGTGTGTGCTGTTAATATAATATGGTGTTCAGAAAATATAatctacaaaccaacacataaAGAAATGTGTTTCGAAATGTGTCCATTCGTGTGTGGTATTCTTCTGTTCATCCACTGCGGCTTTGAAGAAGGCATAACACTTCTCCCACGCCTCAGCAGATCCCTCAATGCAACCTGGTAATTCGTCGTATCCTAAAAAAGAAATCACAGCATTATTACTTTACGTAAGAAtagtaaaaaaagatattttgccaatcccaaataatattaaataagagcaaaaagaaaaagaaaattagctTTCCAGAAATTGCCTTGTGGGCCAAGTCGAATGAGTCAAAATGTGACTAACGAATGAAGGTCATATTACACTTTAATGGTACGGCTCCGGCATGACTCCGGCTCGACTCCAACATGGCGCTGTTTCGAATTTTAGCTACTGCTATCGGTatccttttttgaagggggaaatcatccaatgacttctcccgccttgggcgagatgagagggagtgtcggattTCATTtcgcacgcgcctcaaagagccatccgaacaccacagatagggcccagtagagctgatggctgatccggagctgcggactacctagcggccttaccggggctccggctagaaaagcagaagtaggaacgggatggtttttaatcagtaagagtttgacattcc
This genomic interval from Spodoptera frugiperda isolate SF20-4 chromosome 14, AGI-APGP_CSIRO_Sfru_2.0, whole genome shotgun sequence contains the following:
- the LOC118279316 gene encoding uncharacterized protein LOC118279316; translation: MLILYLVTILFDCLHAVYFDDYDHHPKARGAPSTDDIEFEPVMTLTKDKEKLLTMKNIDCDNFAEYARNCTNDAASVYNSVKKSPPMPGQVYDWCKAIRHLTNCAIDWNSDCKDVTDSHFNEESIRGHMHVVNNICNDEAFLSRYDELPGCIEGSAEAWEKCYAFFKAAVDEQKNTTHEWTHFETHFFMCCARAKFRRCTADALFDIPKVCPYEQAVTLQQFSAIVSEGDVFQNCDINVMYDKCPGGDPRPTGKSLSKLMNQQSHSTSLSSESRVGVILLIFYFVCGLIK